From the Centropristis striata isolate RG_2023a ecotype Rhode Island chromosome 5, C.striata_1.0, whole genome shotgun sequence genome, the window TCTCCATGTCAGTGTGTGGAATAGTATAGTGGTATGAGCTAACATTGTGTGTCggtctttaaatgttttgttagcAGAAGAAGCAGAACACCGGCAAAGGTggtaagaagaagaagcaggtcCTAAAGTTTACCCTGGACTGCACCCATCCTGTTGAAGATGGCATCATGGACGCTGCAAACTTTGTAAGTCACCTCTGATCAGATCCTCTCAGATCAGCTGTCAATGTGTCTGCTTGTATTAAGTAATGTGTAGTATCTaatcatagtgtgtgtgtgtgtgtgtgtttgttattttcatgtGTGGTTTCCAGGAGCAGTTTCTTCAGGAGCGCATCAAAGTAAATGGAAAAGCTGGCAACCTGGGTAACGGTGTGGTCTCAATCGAGAGGAGCAAGAGCAAGATCACAGTGTCCTCTGAGGTGCCCTTCTCCAAACGGTGAGTATCAGTTACAGTGTTCCACCTGCTTGTATTTAAAACTGCACTGTTGATGTTTCTAAGCTTAACAAGGCCCTCCTGGTGCAGCTTTCACAAAAGAGTTTCTAGAACCAGTAGAACTTTAATCATCCCTGGGAATTTCCGTTTTTACACAATTTACACACACTGGACACATGGAGTAGTGTTGGGCATTTGTTTCTATTTACATATCATCCAATCAAGGTTACTCTAGATCACCAAGAGGCAACCTGATGGCCAGTGTGACAGGCAGGCTACATTTAACACGTAACGTATGCAGACGTGCAGTGTATTACCCTGTGTCTGGTCGCCTTCTGTGCTGCTGTTAGTAGGGCCGGGGTGGGTTATCGGGAGATTCGGGAGAATTCCTGGTGGGTCACTTCACTTTCACTTCACTTCTGGGCGGGtcgggaaaaaaacaaacaacaaacttgtatatatatattttagcgatgctggtttgtttacgattAGCGGCAGACATCACAtatacagttagcatgctggtttgtttacaattagcggtggacattgtgcacagtCAGCGACGGCGGCCGCAGTGAACTGTGATTGGATGACTGTcagaccaagtgggaggtgtctGTTAGACGTCACTCGCGAGGTCAAATATTCCTCGTTGCCGGGATGCCCCGTTCATCGCTTCCAACAGTGATTTGATCCCAGCATCCTGCTTCGGGCGCATTCATAGTGGTCGCGAGGCGTTATAGAGCCGTAAATGCCCCGGCATGAAAGGGGCTATTGAAACCTTCGCCTTTCTTCTCCAGCACTCGCAGTTTTTTCTCCCAGCAACTTGCTCGTTAATCCCATAGTTGTTTACATGGTATGGCTTAGGAGTTAGTGATGGCTTctccctctcctgctctctctagCTCAGTGTGTCAAATGTTTAGCTTCTCCTCTGCCTTCTTTTCTGATGATGGTAACGTTGTAATATATGTCGTTTATTTGCTGTATTGGAGGTCAGACTTGCAGCTCTTCTCCGTAGAGACTCAATCGTGACGTTAGCTGCTGTATC encodes:
- the LOC131971646 gene encoding large ribosomal subunit protein eL22 isoform X2 encodes the protein MAPIKKQNTGKGGKKKKQVLKFTLDCTHPVEDGIMDAANFEQFLQERIKVNGKAGNLGNGVVSIERSKSKITVSSEVPFSKRYLKYLTKKYLKKNNLRDWLRVVANTKESYELRYFQINQDEEEEEDED
- the LOC131971646 gene encoding large ribosomal subunit protein eL22 isoform X1; translated protein: MAPIQKKQNTGKGGKKKKQVLKFTLDCTHPVEDGIMDAANFEQFLQERIKVNGKAGNLGNGVVSIERSKSKITVSSEVPFSKRYLKYLTKKYLKKNNLRDWLRVVANTKESYELRYFQINQDEEEEEDED